One Panicum virgatum strain AP13 chromosome 9K, P.virgatum_v5, whole genome shotgun sequence genomic region harbors:
- the LOC120651404 gene encoding caffeoylshikimate esterase isoform X1: MASKPRAFAKVFLPALPPPPLLTAPVFSRRPTTRGAGAAAMSAAATPPAQAPRKWEGLVDEALEREVLGACLDEAPERRRVREAFKDVQLSIDHCLFKGQYSGIGTKESYERNSRGVEIFSKCWFPENHRMKAIVCLCHGYGDTCTFFLDGVARKIASAGYGVFALDYPGFGLSEGLHGYIPSFDTLVDDVAEHFAKVKGNPEHSGLPSFLFGQSMGGAVALKVHFKQPNEWNGAILVAPMCKIADDVVPPWPVRQVLIFMAKLLPKEKLVPQKDLAELAFKEKKKQEQCSFNVIAYKDKPRLRTALEMLNTTQEIERRLEEVSLPMIILHGEADLVTDPAVSKALYEKAKSQDKKLCLYKGAYHAILEGEPDDTIFQVLNDIISWLDQHSPKDEGSS; the protein is encoded by the exons ATGGCGTCAAAGCCGCGGGCCTTCGCGAAGGTCTTCCTCCcggcgctcccgccgccgcccctcctgaCTGCTCCCGTCTTCTCGCG CCGGCCGACGACacggggcgcgggcgcggcggcgatgtcggcggcggcgacgccgccggcccagGCCCCGAGGAAGTGGGAGGGGCTGGTGGACGAGGCGCTGGAGCGGGAGGTGCTGGGGGCGTGCCTGGACGaggcccccgagcgccgccgcgtccgcgagGCATTCAAGGACGTGCAGCTCAGCATCGACCATTGCCTCTTCAAG GGACAATATAGTGGCATTGGAACAAAGGAG TCATATGAGCGTAACTCTAGGGGTGTGGAGATTTTCTCGAAATGTTGGTTCCCAGAGAACCATCGCATGAAAGCAATTGTTTGTCTTTGCCATGGTTATGGAGACACCTGTACCTTCTTCCTTGATG ggGTTGCTAGGAAAATTGCTTCAGCTGGATATGGAGTATTTGCACTTGACTACCCTGGCTTTGGTCTTTCGGAAGGACTTCATGGATATATTCCAAGTTTTGATACTCTTGTTGATGATGTAGCTGAACACTTTGCTAAGGTCAAAG GAAATCCTGAACATAGTGGTCTGCCGAGCTTTCTGTTTGGTCAATCTATGGGTGGAGCAGTTGCATTGAAGGTTCACTTCAAGCAACCAAATGAATGGAATGGTGCAATACTAGTTGCACCCATGTGCAAG ATTGCGGATGATGTTGTTCCACCTTGGCCCGTTCGGCAAGTTCTAATTTTTATGGCCAAACTTTTGCCGAAAGAAAAGCTTGTTCctcaaaaggatttagctgAGTTGGCAttcaaagagaagaagaaacaaGAGCAG TGTTCATTCAATGTGATCGCCTACAAGGATAAACCACGGCTTCGGACAGCTTTGGAGATGCTGAATACGACACAAGAAATAGAAAGACGTCTGGAAGAA GTTTCTCTGCCCATGATAATATTACATGGCGAGGCTGATTTGGTAACTGACCCGGCTGTGAGTAAAGCTCTGTATGAGAAAGCAAAGAGCCAAGACAAGAAGCTGTGCCTCTACAAAGGTGCATACCACGCCATCTTGGAAGGTGAACCAGATGATACAATTTTCCAAGTTCTCAATGATATAATCTCTTGGCTGGATCAGCATTCCCCAAAAGATGAAGGTTCGTCGTGA
- the LOC120651404 gene encoding caffeoylshikimate esterase isoform X2, with product MSAAATPPAQAPRKWEGLVDEALEREVLGACLDEAPERRRVREAFKDVQLSIDHCLFKGQYSGIGTKESYERNSRGVEIFSKCWFPENHRMKAIVCLCHGYGDTCTFFLDGVARKIASAGYGVFALDYPGFGLSEGLHGYIPSFDTLVDDVAEHFAKVKGNPEHSGLPSFLFGQSMGGAVALKVHFKQPNEWNGAILVAPMCKIADDVVPPWPVRQVLIFMAKLLPKEKLVPQKDLAELAFKEKKKQEQCSFNVIAYKDKPRLRTALEMLNTTQEIERRLEEVSLPMIILHGEADLVTDPAVSKALYEKAKSQDKKLCLYKGAYHAILEGEPDDTIFQVLNDIISWLDQHSPKDEGSS from the exons atgtcggcggcggcgacgccgccggcccagGCCCCGAGGAAGTGGGAGGGGCTGGTGGACGAGGCGCTGGAGCGGGAGGTGCTGGGGGCGTGCCTGGACGaggcccccgagcgccgccgcgtccgcgagGCATTCAAGGACGTGCAGCTCAGCATCGACCATTGCCTCTTCAAG GGACAATATAGTGGCATTGGAACAAAGGAG TCATATGAGCGTAACTCTAGGGGTGTGGAGATTTTCTCGAAATGTTGGTTCCCAGAGAACCATCGCATGAAAGCAATTGTTTGTCTTTGCCATGGTTATGGAGACACCTGTACCTTCTTCCTTGATG ggGTTGCTAGGAAAATTGCTTCAGCTGGATATGGAGTATTTGCACTTGACTACCCTGGCTTTGGTCTTTCGGAAGGACTTCATGGATATATTCCAAGTTTTGATACTCTTGTTGATGATGTAGCTGAACACTTTGCTAAGGTCAAAG GAAATCCTGAACATAGTGGTCTGCCGAGCTTTCTGTTTGGTCAATCTATGGGTGGAGCAGTTGCATTGAAGGTTCACTTCAAGCAACCAAATGAATGGAATGGTGCAATACTAGTTGCACCCATGTGCAAG ATTGCGGATGATGTTGTTCCACCTTGGCCCGTTCGGCAAGTTCTAATTTTTATGGCCAAACTTTTGCCGAAAGAAAAGCTTGTTCctcaaaaggatttagctgAGTTGGCAttcaaagagaagaagaaacaaGAGCAG TGTTCATTCAATGTGATCGCCTACAAGGATAAACCACGGCTTCGGACAGCTTTGGAGATGCTGAATACGACACAAGAAATAGAAAGACGTCTGGAAGAA GTTTCTCTGCCCATGATAATATTACATGGCGAGGCTGATTTGGTAACTGACCCGGCTGTGAGTAAAGCTCTGTATGAGAAAGCAAAGAGCCAAGACAAGAAGCTGTGCCTCTACAAAGGTGCATACCACGCCATCTTGGAAGGTGAACCAGATGATACAATTTTCCAAGTTCTCAATGATATAATCTCTTGGCTGGATCAGCATTCCCCAAAAGATGAAGGTTCGTCGTGA